The DNA window AACAATTAGCCATCATAGCCATCACATAGATAATACAAGGGGACAGAATGGAAACTCACCAGTAACCTTCAATACcttcaacctcttctcaTTCGTCAACCCAAAGTCCTCCAACGTCTTCTtatccagcttcttcttcttcgccttcatgATATTCGGCAGCGTCGCATACCGCGGCGTATTCAGCCTCAGATCCGTCGTGATAATCATCGGCAGCTTCGCCTTGACCGTCTCCACCCCGccatcaatctccttggtCACAGTCACGGCGTCGTCTGCGCCAAACTCAATCTTGCTCGCCTGCGTCGCCTGCGGCCAGTTGAGCAAGCCCGCAAGCATCTGGCCCGTCTGcccggcgtcgtcgtcgatgcTCTGCTTGCCCAGGATGACCAGGTTGCTCTTCTGCTCTTCGACcgacttcttcagcagcttggccaCCGTCagtggctccagctcctcgccGTCCTTGATCTCGACGTGCACCGCGCGGTCGGCGCCCATGGCCAGGGCCGTCCGCAGAATCTCCTGCGCCTTGGATGGCCCGGCCGAGAAGGCGCAAATgtcttcaacgccgccggGGGgcgcgcttcttctcgcgGATTCGCACAGACTCTTCGACGGAGAGGTCGTCAAAGGGGTTCATGGAGTGCTTGACGCCGGCTGTCTCGACGCCCGTCTGGGCCTTGTTGACTCGTGGCTTGACCTATATAGATGATGGGCGGGCAAGGTAAGCATTTATTCAACTCAATTGCCTTTTCTGGAGACAatcagagagagaagaaaaatacagGGCTCATCTTACAGCATAGTCAATCACTCGCTTCACAGGTACTAGAATCCGTAGGGCAGACATTGTGGCGGCTGGATGTTGGATGATGTGAAGGCAGCCAGAGTGAGGGACGTTGCCGATATTAACTGCTACCGCTACCCAAAAGTAGCCGGCCGACAAAACGACCCGAGCCTCCATACCGGCTAGGGCCGGCTCCCGTACAACCTCGGATACTCGCTCACGTGATATCTACACCCGCCTTGATGCGCATATTGAGTTGTAAAAGCAGAGCAGTAGTACGGATAGAATGAtgaaagatggaagaattAGAAATTGATATTTAGATGCGATTCGTATATACATGAATATTCACCCTCTAATAATATTGCCTCCCCAGCAATGCTCTAACATTGCAGTCCGAATAGTAGGATAAAGACCTTCCCCAGCGGCGAACTCCGTACGTGCGTGACTGCATACTTGACCCAGGCCCATTTCGTCAGTCAAAAATGCCGTAGATTTTCGTCCGCCGAGgtcagtcagtcagtcagtcaATCAGTCATCATAAGTGGTGGTATATGGTGGCCATGTCGTATCTCTGGTCAAAGGCTACCATCTTGTCAATTTATTCCAAGCGCTCGTATTTCGTCAAGTGTATCTCTTCAGTCCACAGGTACTCCAACGccagcaaaagcaaacatTTGAAAGTTTATTCCCAGTTGTTTGTTTACCAATCATCCCActcatcgccagccttgGGCTTCGGCGCCGAGGCTCCAGGAGCCGACGACTTCTTGCCCATGCCAATAGCACTTGTGCCGATAGCATTGTTCTGCTTGTTTTGGTCTGCAAGGCTGGAAAAGTCGTCCCAAAAGTCTTTACGGCTGGCGTCCAGGGGTGCATTTCTTTTGGTAGCGTCGGGACCCTCGACAAATCTGTTGAAGCCATCTTGTGCGTTTTTGCCCGCAAGCTGAGCCTGCTTGGCGAGCTGTGCGGCCGTTTGCTGGGCCTGCTTGGCAAAGTCACCCTCAGCAATCTAAAAGGAGGCAATATTAGTATCAGTATCATATTTGTCTAGCCTCATACGAAGCGAGAGAAGgggaaacaagacaaagacatACGCTCTTCGCAGTGGGTTGAATGTAGCCGTCATTCAccgtcttggccgtcttcGTCACAGTAGACGCAAACCAGCCAAATCCCTTGGTAATGGCACCCATGGGGTCCTTTTGTAAATCGTCAAAGATGGGCATTCCTCCCTGGCTCGACGAGTTCGTGGTCGGCATGTTTCCAAAGCCAGCATATTTCCCACCTTGGCTCGGCGGCAGATCCTCAGGCCGTGAGGCATTGTCGGCTCCCAGCTTGGCAAAGTACCTGTCGTCCACCTTGACCTTTCCGCCCTGCGAGGGACTCTGGCTTCGGTTCGCGGTTCCACCGAGGGGTGTGCTCGTGCGCGCCCCCGACTTTGCGGCCGCCGGGGATGCCTGCGCGGCAgcgggcttcttctctccggGGACGTATTCTCGCTCTTCCACCTTGCACGTTAACCTCTCCTTCCACTCCTCGCCAACCTCGCCGCTGTATCGCTCTGCAATCGTGGCGTCGTCCCAGGTGAGGCCCCTCATCTGCGTATCCTCGTGCTCCTCAAAGAACTTCCTCCAGCCCTCGTTGCCGCCCAGCCGCATGCGCTCAATCTCGTTGGCCTTGAAGGCGTCCATGGATATGCTTCGGACAAAGGAGATGTGCACGCCGAGCCCGCGGTGGACTCCGGCGCAGCTCAgacagatgaagatgccaaaCTTTGGCGATGCCCACTGTGGCGACGGGGCATTGCAGTCGCAGCAGACATTGTTCTTGGACTCCTTTTGCAGAGCAGCCAACTAATATGAATCGGTTAGTTGTCTGGCCCGAAATCGATGCCAAATGCCAAGTCAGATGCTCGATGCCAGGACTTGTACATCCATGCCATCACTGTCCGCAGTaaaggggggggagaggcaaaggcaagattTGGGGAACACAAAGAAAGACTGCGCCGTACCTTGGACCGAGTCTCGGGGTCAACCTCCCACATGGCcttggaagccattgcgTCCCAGTGAAGCGGATGAGAATAGTGACTGCAGAATCTATGGCAAAAAGCTGGGCGGTGCGTAAAAGGCTCGAGAAACGATTGCGCTACGGTTCGGCTGGCGCGTGATGTTTTGCGAGGCCAGCGCCGTTACAGCAGGGAGGTTGTCGCGGCAAAGGAGAGCGGGGCGCAGGTGCTCCAGACCTGAAACCCCATAATTTCAGCGTGCAGGTGCTTGGGGTGGGAGCTGGAGGCCTTTCTGCGGTGTCCCTTTTGGTGCTCTGGGCGCTACCGAGCGCTGTGTGCCCTGTTGTTCCCAGCACCACAAGTAGGTACCCGCGTTGATGGCATGCAGCCACTTATAGCATCAACTGGATGGAATAGCCAAACAACCCAGATGCCCCATTCCGCTGTAACTGGCCCATCCACCGTCGTCTCCATTCTCATCGAGTGCCAAGTCTGAGGATTCCTTATCAAGACGTACTTGCACAAGCACCTATGCATGTACAGCATAGATACGAGGCACCTCCTCCTGGATCAACCCAGAACTGAAACTGACACGCCCATGACGTTTCCTTGCTGACATGGGATAATCCAGCCAACCAGGGCATCTCTCTAGCTGCCATTATCAGCATCACGTTATTCTCTAGTACTACAAAGAGATACCATCCCTCACAGCTCCCCTGTCACATGCATTAAGGGCACCTGGCCCGGGTCGTCTTTATATCCACGACGCACAAGTATAAACTCAAGAGCTCACATAATATCGGTCACCATGTGAAGAGACAATCACTTGCAAGACAAAGACACAGTCAAGAATCACAGCCAAAATATACTCTTTTTCATTCTCGTGTTcgctttccttttttttttctgcttgcTGCCTTTGACCTGAGTTCCCGCATAGCTAGTAGAAAATGTAGTAACTAGGAAAGGCATTTATGAAAAATAAAACATTTGAAGagggctttttttgttgtttttgtgTGTTTCAAGTCCCATGCTCCAACGGAGGGGATTTATTAAGTTGTCAAGTAGTAGCTGGTAGGATCATACCGTACCTGGGATATTAAAGAGTTTCAAGCGATACCTGCGTGTAGCTCCGTTCCAGCCCCAAAGTAAGATATAAAGCCGTCCGTGGCGTCATAATTGAAATCGTCCAAAATCGCGTGCCATATCATAAAAGAGTACTCATCAAACGCAGGCGGCAATGTTCAGcctgtgaaaaaaaaaaaaattgccgCGGTTCAACATTTAAGCAGTGGCGGCAGGAGCCTCAGCAGCGGGCTGCTCAGCAACAGGCTCAGTAGCGCCCTCCTCAGCGCCGTTGGAAGCCGGGATGTTGGACTCTTCGTCGGTCTTGTCAGGGCTATCGATGGCGACCTTGACGGCGATCTCACGtccttcaatctcctttCCGTTCATCTCAGCAACGGCCTTCTGCTGGAGATCCTCAGAAGCCAGGGTAACGAAACCGAAGCCACGTCCCTTGCGGGCCTCGCCACGAGCctggagcttcttgatcATGAAACGGGGGATGGGTCGGAGAGCAATCTTGGCTGACGAGGGGTCGTAGGcctggaagagctcaaggagcttCTCATATCACTTAGTACGCAGCTTCATAAACGTTGGCTATAGACTACTCACCTTCTCCTCAGTAAGATCGTATGGCAGGTTGGCCACCATGACCTTGGTCTTGGAAGGGATGCCATCAGCAGGTGGGCCACGCTCGCGGCGCTCACGCTGAGGGCGGTtctggttcttcttcttgtcgtcctTGTCATCCGAGACAGTGTTGGTGATGTCCTTCAGAGGCTCAGCCTGGGTGGCTTCACCTTCAACGGCctcatctcccttcttctcatcgtTCTCCTGTAAATACGTCAGCATCGTTGTGAGACAGTTTGGCAGGAGAGAAGACTCACGCCAGTGGCGCGAccgccacggccaccacggccaccgcGTCCGCGGCCACGTCCGCGACCACGACCAGAGGCTCGGCGGCGAGAGCCCTCCGCGCCGGAGCCCTCTCCGTTAGCACCCTCAGTCTTCTCACCAGCAGGCTCGGGCTTGCGAGCCAGCTGAACGGAAACCTTCCGCTCGAGGATCTCCTTGCCGGAAAGCTCAGCAATGGCACGATCAGCCTCGTTGGGGGTAGAAAGGTCGACAAAAGCGTATCCGACAGGGCGGTCGGTACGAGGGTTCTTGGGGATCGAGACAGACTCGCTGCAATGGTTTTGTCGTCAGCAGATGCTTTAGCACAAATGGCGGGGACAGCAAGGGAGCGATGGAGGGGTAGAGACTGGGCAGCAGAGAAAACAGGGAAGCCGCAAAGCTCTTGCTGTAGCTTTGTGGAGGGTATCGGGGTAGATGAGCTCATCGTGTGATGTCAAGCTAGGTAGGCAACACTGAGGTGGAGTGACATTCACCGCCAATCAGGACACCGTCGCAAAGTTGGGCTGCGAACGCATTCACGCCGAACCATGTCTTTCATCGGCCACGCAGCCTCGGCAGATacaagagaagagcatcCCAGACAGAAAAAGATGACGAGCAGATGATACGCAAAACCAAAGGTGCCCGAAAGCGTGTATAGACCAGAGGCAACTTACACAAGATAGCTTTTGAAGAAGTCCTTCAACTCTCCCTCAGTTGTCGCATATGCCAGGTTGCCGATGTACAGGCGGCGGCCCTCAGCAGCGCTGGCCGAGGCGGCCTCGTTGGCGGCAGCCTTGTCATCGGCAGGCTTGTTGATTGAGAGGTTGCCCAGAGCGTTTGCAGCGTCATTAACGGGGGCTTCGGAGCCTTTCTCCACGTTGGTAGCAGACATGGTGATGAGTCGGTGGATGGAGAGGGGATGCTTGGTCGGCGTATGACGTGTGGCGGATGAAAAGAGTCGAACTTGAACTCTGGTGCAATGAGGGAGGAAGTTGGGTCAGGGTAGCTTGGTGCCCTAGAAACAAGTTGAGAGAAGACAGACGTCGGTGCGTTGCGCGGAAACACAGGTTGACTGAAGGTGTgtgatggaggagaagagaatggaaaaGGGGAGACGGCGAGGCGATAAGTAGAAATATTTTTTCCTAAGGCGGTGCTTGCGGTGCTTGCAAAGGGCCGTGCAGGGGGGCAGGTACGAGCATCGCAGGTGCATCTGGTCTCAGGGCGCAGGTACCACGCGGCCGGGCAGGTACATGCGGCAcagaggggggagggggcgcGATGCAGGCGACACGCGGCAGGCTCAGAGAGTTCAGACGGCGCAGGCGCGAGAGGCAGCAGGTATCCCCCAGCTTTGGGGTACCCGGTTGCGCTACCGGCGAGTACCGGCGCCGCAAGTACCCCGCGGCCCCTGGAGCAGATGCGGTCAAGGTGTATTGCGTACCGGCATGCGACTTGATATTCTGGAACACTTCGAAGCTCTCTGCTGCGGCGAGGGCAGCAAATGGCCGGCTGGATGCCCCTATTCGCCAGGCACGATTGGGCGGTTTTCTGTGTTGCCACGCAGCATGGAGCCCATTCGGTTCATCATCCGATGCCGTGCAAAAAGCGCCAGGCACGCAGAGGCCCAAGGCGTGATACCTGACTGCGCTGTAGCCCCTCGGAACCCAACTGCTGTACTCTGAGCGTAGGCGCTACATGTGGACAGGTACTGTACAGTAATACCGCCCTGCAGTACACAACATGCGAGCCTAAATCTGATGTAATGCAGCTGCCCAGCATCGACTAAGGTTTGTGCCTGGCGACAGAAGCGCCGAGTCTCTCCGTGCCTGCCGCTTTACTGCGAGGGAAGTTGCAGCTGAGGGGCCAAATCAAACCGTTCCTGCTGCGTCCCTAAAATCGTGAGGGAGCTTGTTTCAAGGGCAGCTGCAGTGCACCAGAAGCCCCCTATTTCTCACTCCATCGCTTCATCCCTACTTTTACACATGTACGAGCTCAGGAGGCAGGCAGTCTTTCCgcaactactagtaggtactaGTGGTGCATAGGACTGAGAAATAATATTGCATGTTATCTGAGGCAGCTTATTCTTAGTAAGTACTGCCTGCTCTGAGGCCGCGATCCAGCGTCCATATGACTAAGTTTCTTACCCATGCTTGTCTCGTCTGCTCCAGTAATACCTCTCCGCACAGTATCAAGACATTGCAGCACGACATGCACCTCCAATAGGGTCCCATAGATgggcaaagctgctgctttcttgCCGCCCCCCTTTCACCTTTCACCTTTGGCCGTTCACCTTGCACGCAAAAGCACACTTGACACAGGTATCCATCCATCGTCCCAGGGTCGCAGCAATCCCAGCAACTCTTGTTGAGGCCCTGGTCGATAAACGATCCACACCAGGCCAAGGTGGGCATCGTGGCTCGGGCCACGGCCAAACATCGCAATCCTGGACAGTATCAACGCCTTTGATTGTCTCGCTTAAATTCTTATTTGCGCGTTGGGTGTGATCCGGCGATTTAATTGATTCGTCTCCCATCTTGTTCGCCATCGCGTGCCGACTGCTACTTTGCACACCGTAGTATTTGCACGTAATTCCAGGTACCTGCCACCTCATCTCATCGGCTCCAAGCCATTAGCAGCCCGAGCTGTTCGCTAGCCCAGCCACAAGAACCGAGCAAGCTCTTCCCCAGATTCTGTCGGTTGACTAGCCAAAGCACTGATAAAAAGTGTTGCTGGTGACAAAGAATCTCATGAGACAGGTATCACGCAAACATGGAGCGTGCAGCGGGTATTTCGTTGCCTTGTTTGGTGCATGGCACATAGAAAGACGTGCATGTCAAGACAAGGAAGAGTTTTGCAAAGCTGTTGAACTTTGCAGTGAATAATAAAGCAGAGTTGTAGAGCAAATAAGTACCTACTAGCAGTAATCACATGCTCACACACTTGGCAACCTGTACCTGTAAACACGAATCGATTTTAAAGCGAATTGACTGAGAATTTTATACAAATCATCCTTCTTCGTACCTTTTAATAAACTAGTCTCTTCACTCTCTCATGCAATCGGCCCGCACGTGGCTGAATGCCCGGAGAGGCAACTTTCATCGCTGACGTCGATTATCAGATCCGACGGGCCCCACCAAGCGGCAGCCCGGCATCGGAAGCCCGAAACTTATTTTGCTTGGCGCCATGAAAGCACTGACAAGCATTTATCGCTTACAACCAAGCCCCGAGATATTCCCCCATGCAGGTATAAACCTGCGGTAGGAGTGACGTATCGTTGCGATTCGGCAAGATAcaagaaaggaagagcaaAAGTCGTTGATTATCATGCGAATTCCAAGCCATACGCACCGATAGCAGGCAACGACGTTCGTGGAGCAGTTGACTCCATCACCTCACAATGACTGGCCACGAGAGAAGCGTCTTGGTCCTGTATGGATCTGAGACGGGCAATGCCCAAGATATAGCCGAAGAGCTTGGCCGGCTGTGCCAGCGGCTGCATTTCAAGAGCCATGTCGAGGAACTCGATGCCGTGGAACTCGTACGCAATTTCCATTTTCCAATTCCCATTTCCCATTTTCCAATTCTCACTTCTCACCTACTTGTACCCTCTACCTGACTCATTGACGACTAACAAAATCTCACATCGCAGAGTGTCTTGCTGCAGCACCAACTCGTGATATTTGTCATTTCGACGACCGGACAAGGTGACATGCCGCACAATTCACTTCTCTTTTGGAAGAAGCTCctgcggaagaagctgccacCAAGTTGCTTGAGCCGGCTGAAGTATTCCTgctttggccttggcgacAGCACATATCTCAAGTATGAAAACATGCCCTTCATCTAGCACTCTGAATTGATCCTAAATTATCCATAGATTTAACTGGGCTGCGAGAAAGCTTGTGCGAAGATTAGACCAGCTCGGTGCTACTACATTCGTCGACATATGTGAGGCGGACGAGCAGTTTCCAGATGGGTAAGATTTACATGCACCTTCACATATGATATACACACACAAGAACTCGTACTCAACCTTTATAG is part of the Trichoderma atroviride chromosome 1, complete sequence genome and encodes:
- a CDS encoding uncharacterized protein (EggNog:ENOG41); translation: MSATNVEKGSEAPVNDAANALGNLSINKPADDKAAANEAASASAAEGRRLYIGNLAYATTEGELKDFFKSYLVESVSIPKNPRTDRPVGYAFVDLSTPNEADRAIAELSGKEILERKVSVQLARKPEPAGEKTEGANGEGSGAEGSRRRASGRGRGRGRGRGGRGGRGGRATGENDEKKGDEAVEGEATQAEPLKDITNTVSDDKDDKKKNQNRPQRERRERGPPADGIPSKTKVMVANLPYDLTEEKLLELFQAYDPSSAKIALRPIPRFMIKKLQARGEARKGRGFGFVTLASEDLQQKAVAEMNGKEIEGREIAVKVAIDSPDKTDEESNIPASNGAEEGATEPVAEQPAAEAPAATA